CTCAACGAGCCGCTCCTGTCCAAGTTGGAACTGAGCCGGGACGGACAACTCGTGGACGGGTTTGACGACGGCTCCCACCCGTTCTGGGACCGGGACGAGGTCCATGAGATCTTCGCCGAGTGGCGCGCCGTCTTCAACGAGTACAACCCGCCGCGCACCGCCGTCGCCGAAGCCTGGGTACATCCCACCCGGCGGGCACGGTATGCGAGCCCCGGGGGCCTGGGCCAGGCATTCAACTTCGACCTCCTGCAGGCGGACTTCGACGCCGCGGAGTTCCACGAAATCATTGCCCGCAACCTGGCGGAGGCCAAGGCAACGGGTGCGTCCTCCACCTGGGTCTTCTCCAACCACGACGTCGTCCGTCACGCCACCCGCTACGGCCTGCCGAAGACCTCCCAAGGCAATAAGCACGCCAAGGGCCAGGACGGCAAGGACTGGCTGCTGGCCGGCGGTCCGCGGGAAGAACTGGACGTGGAACTCGGCGAACGCCGCGCCCGCGCCGCCACCCTGCTGATGCTCGCGTTGCCCGGTTCGGCCTACCTGTACCAGGGCGAGGAACTGGGCCTGCAGGAAGTGGCTGAGATCCCGGAGGCCGAGCGCCAGGACCCGTCATTCTTCCGCAACAAAGGTGTCGAAGTGGGCCGGGACGGCTGCCGCGTGCCGCTGCCCTGGAAGGTTGAGGGAACCTCTTTCGGCTTTGGCGACGGCGGGGCGCACCTGCCGCAGCCGGACTGGTTCAGCACCTACGCGGTGGAGGCCCAGGACGGGACCGAAGGCTCGACGCTTGAGCTGTACCGGACGGCGCTGAAGCTGCGCCGCGAACTGCAGGCGCGCGAGGAACTGGAATGGATCGAGACCGGCAACCCTGAGGTCCTGCATTTCAACCGCCCCGGCGGCTGGCAGTCGGTGACCAACTTCGGGGACACCGCCGTCGACCTCCCCGCGGGAATGGTCCTGGTCATCAGCGCACGGCTGGAAGACGGCAAGCTGCCGGCGAATAGCACCGCATGGCTTCGCGGGACCGCGTGACGGGCCGCCCCAGGGTCACAACTTTCTAAGACAACAACTGCGGGTCCGGGGATGCCCGGACCCGCAGTTGTCCCGCTGCAGCCTGTTCGAGGGATCTTCCTACGGATTGACCAGGCCGTTGAACTCGTTGGTGTAGAGCTTCTTGGGATCGATCGGGTCCGTGATGATCCCGGTGTCCTGCAGCCATTTTTCCCACCGGGTGAAGTCCTCGTCCTTGATCTCGCCCTTGGACGGGACTCCGACGCTTTTCCAGTACTGCAGAGCAGCCGGGTCTTCGTTGCGGCCGCGCTCCTTGAGGATCTTGGTGAAGCGGGCGATCACTTCCT
Above is a window of Arthrobacter pascens DNA encoding:
- a CDS encoding glycoside hydrolase family 13 protein, with the translated sequence MSTTATSATLSASDRLADPNWWRQAAVYQIYPRSFSDSNGDGLGDIKGITAKVPYLKSLGIDAVWLSPFYPSALADGGYDVDDYRDVDPKLGTLADFDEMAAAMHAAGIKLIADIVPNHSSDRHAWFREALASPKGSAARDRYIFRDGKGQDGELPPSDWDSVFGGPAWERITEPDGTPGQWYMHIFAKEQPDLNWANREVRDDFLKTLRFWSDRGVDGFRVDVAHALAKDLNEPLLSKLELSRDGQLVDGFDDGSHPFWDRDEVHEIFAEWRAVFNEYNPPRTAVAEAWVHPTRRARYASPGGLGQAFNFDLLQADFDAAEFHEIIARNLAEAKATGASSTWVFSNHDVVRHATRYGLPKTSQGNKHAKGQDGKDWLLAGGPREELDVELGERRARAATLLMLALPGSAYLYQGEELGLQEVAEIPEAERQDPSFFRNKGVEVGRDGCRVPLPWKVEGTSFGFGDGGAHLPQPDWFSTYAVEAQDGTEGSTLELYRTALKLRRELQAREELEWIETGNPEVLHFNRPGGWQSVTNFGDTAVDLPAGMVLVISARLEDGKLPANSTAWLRGTA